From the genome of Campylobacter concisus, one region includes:
- a CDS encoding cytochrome C: MSKYKIYTIVALVLMTVCFTLPVLGWHGAKERIADGDKLPSYTYGIYNLFSSFQYKNHLLPKDVASDLHKMIEQKAEIGTPSFPIWYVSLEAPNYPKSAFPDGIPVYFHVDGYSGDVHEMNTINHYIGMYPMEHGGNLERAIAPYYLLISTLCMLAFLYYNGKFNSLLMVPTIIAPVLFMSAFAGWLYWYGHNMQEWGAFKIKPFMPTVLGDGSVAQFTTHSYPSIGFWVMIAMSVFCILAVFSKKKELNA, encoded by the coding sequence ATGAGTAAATATAAAATTTATACCATTGTTGCACTTGTCTTAATGACTGTTTGTTTTACTTTGCCTGTTCTTGGTTGGCACGGAGCAAAAGAGCGTATAGCTGATGGCGATAAACTACCATCTTATACCTACGGCATCTATAATCTTTTTAGCTCATTTCAGTATAAAAATCACCTTTTACCAAAAGATGTAGCAAGCGATCTTCATAAGATGATCGAACAAAAAGCAGAGATTGGTACGCCATCTTTTCCTATCTGGTACGTCTCTCTTGAAGCTCCAAATTATCCAAAATCAGCCTTTCCTGATGGAATTCCTGTATATTTTCACGTAGATGGATATAGTGGCGACGTGCATGAGATGAATACGATAAATCACTACATTGGTATGTATCCTATGGAGCATGGCGGAAATTTAGAGCGAGCGATAGCACCTTATTATTTGCTTATTTCAACGCTTTGTATGCTTGCTTTTTTGTATTACAATGGCAAATTTAACTCGCTTCTTATGGTTCCAACGATTATCGCGCCTGTGCTATTTATGAGTGCATTTGCAGGATGGCTTTACTGGTATGGACACAATATGCAAGAGTGGGGCGCATTTAAGATTAAACCATTTATGCCAACAGTTCTAGGCGATGGTAGCGTTGCACAATTTACAACGCACTCTTATCCAAGTATTGGATTTTGGGTTATGATCGCTATGAGCGTATTTTGCATACTTGCAGTATTTTCAAAGAAAAAAGAGCTAAATGCGTAA
- the nosD gene encoding nitrous oxide reductase family maturation protein NosD — translation MRKIFNFALAFLPIFSFANILQDVINNASPGDVIKLGDGIYEGSITINKPLSIVGEGKNAHIKGNGKGTVVKIIASNVTLRNLKISGSGNDLGELDAGIGCDKANNVVVTQNDLSDVLFGVDFKECSSSKITENNITSKKGASLGFRGDAVRLWYSHENLIEGNYIYDSRDMVAWYASHNKFLKNKAIRGRYSLHFMYANQNLVENNDFIGNAVGMFFMYSAGSNIKNNLVMDSDGAFGIGIGLKDVSNFTIENNTLIYNARGILLDNSPFQPGSTINFLGNKILHNVVGVYFHATQGTSIFENNDFIGNMDIVANDTPGDKMALNRWSKNYYDEYESFDRDKDGYGDTPFMHLSYADQLWQYYPNLQFFYGSSVFSILNFLAKLAPFSEPVKLLEDSTPRIKPLDASNFNALRAKRG, via the coding sequence ATGCGTAAAATTTTCAATTTTGCCCTTGCTTTCTTGCCTATTTTTAGCTTTGCAAATATACTTCAAGATGTAATAAATAACGCTAGTCCTGGCGATGTTATAAAGCTAGGAGACGGCATCTATGAAGGAAGTATAACTATAAATAAGCCGCTTAGTATCGTTGGCGAGGGCAAAAATGCTCACATAAAAGGAAATGGTAAAGGCACGGTTGTAAAGATTATTGCCTCAAATGTTACGCTTAGAAATTTAAAGATAAGTGGTAGCGGAAATGACCTTGGTGAGCTTGATGCTGGCATTGGCTGTGATAAAGCAAATAATGTCGTGGTTACGCAAAATGACTTGAGTGACGTGCTTTTTGGGGTTGATTTTAAAGAGTGCAGTAGCTCAAAGATCACTGAAAATAACATCACTTCTAAAAAAGGGGCCAGTCTTGGTTTTAGAGGTGATGCTGTTAGACTCTGGTATAGCCATGAAAATTTAATAGAAGGCAATTATATTTATGATAGCCGCGATATGGTTGCATGGTATGCAAGTCACAATAAATTTTTAAAAAATAAAGCGATCCGCGGTAGATACTCGCTTCACTTTATGTATGCGAATCAAAATTTAGTCGAAAACAATGATTTTATCGGCAATGCAGTCGGAATGTTTTTTATGTATTCAGCTGGCTCAAATATAAAAAATAATCTTGTTATGGATAGTGACGGCGCTTTTGGTATTGGTATTGGTCTAAAAGATGTTTCAAATTTTACTATCGAAAATAATACACTTATCTATAATGCGAGAGGAATTTTGCTTGATAACTCGCCGTTTCAGCCAGGCTCAACGATAAATTTCTTAGGCAATAAAATTTTACACAACGTAGTTGGCGTATATTTTCACGCTACTCAGGGGACAAGTATCTTTGAAAATAATGATTTTATAGGTAATATGGATATCGTTGCGAACGATACTCCAGGCGATAAAATGGCATTAAATCGGTGGAGCAAAAATTATTATGATGAGTATGAGAGTTTTGATAGAGATAAAGATGGCTATGGCGATACGCCGTTTATGCATCTATCGTATGCCGATCAGCTTTGGCAGTATTATCCGAATTTGCAGTTTTTCTATGGCTCAAGTGTCTTTAGTATCTTAAATTTTTTAGCCAAACTCGCACCATTTTCTGAGCCAGTAAAGCTACTTGAAGATAGTACGCCAAGGATAAAACCACTTGATGCTTCAAATTTTAACGCATTAAGGGCAAAACGTGGATAG